The following are encoded together in the Pseudomonas xantholysinigenes genome:
- the pilM gene encoding type IV pilus biogenesis protein PilM: MLGEVGRSVGSLLGVEITADCVRMLQLSRRRGRCQVTGWALEPFQAMQVDGHAFGEPLRAALRRAHERCATRQRKVALALPASQVICKVCQVTADACGQDMEAQLLALADQLFPFPLDDLAMDFQVLGPSARSPGVVDVLVAACRQSQLEPFEQLFAQVGLELVALEVDSIVLWRVLAPGASLVLQMEEAHVVAHRWPTDGVPERQQVALFSPGQWIEALQGLGLDGEVLLTGGAANAERVSAIVERLGVHCRLACPPALSGLKDAGASLVLAYGLAQGGGA; encoded by the coding sequence ATGCTTGGAGAGGTTGGCAGGAGTGTCGGTTCACTGCTGGGGGTGGAAATTACCGCCGATTGCGTTCGAATGTTGCAGTTGAGTCGTCGACGGGGGCGTTGCCAGGTGACGGGCTGGGCGCTTGAGCCTTTCCAGGCGATGCAGGTCGATGGACACGCGTTCGGCGAGCCTCTGCGCGCCGCCTTGCGCAGGGCCCATGAGCGCTGTGCGACGCGTCAGCGCAAGGTGGCGCTGGCACTGCCCGCCTCGCAGGTGATCTGCAAGGTCTGCCAGGTGACGGCTGACGCCTGCGGCCAGGACATGGAAGCACAGTTGCTGGCCCTCGCTGACCAGCTCTTTCCGTTCCCGCTGGACGACCTGGCCATGGATTTTCAGGTGCTGGGGCCGAGTGCGCGGTCGCCGGGCGTGGTCGACGTCCTGGTCGCGGCTTGTCGGCAGAGCCAGCTTGAGCCCTTCGAGCAGCTGTTTGCACAGGTCGGTCTCGAACTGGTGGCCCTGGAGGTGGATAGCATCGTGTTGTGGCGGGTGCTTGCACCTGGCGCCAGCCTCGTCCTGCAGATGGAGGAGGCGCACGTGGTGGCGCACCGCTGGCCGACCGATGGCGTGCCCGAGCGCCAGCAGGTTGCACTGTTTTCGCCAGGGCAATGGATCGAAGCGCTCCAGGGGCTGGGCCTGGACGGTGAGGTCCTGTTGACTGGAGGCGCCGCGAATGCCGAGCGGGTATCGGCGATCGTTGAGCGATTGGGCGTGCATTGCCGGCTGGCGTGCCCGCCGGCATTGAGCGGGCTGAAGGACGCTGGTGCTTCGCTGGTGCTGGCGTATGGGTTGGCACAAGGCGGTGGGGCATGA
- a CDS encoding AAA family ATPase, giving the protein MSTLHADEAFLEHYQLTHDPFAPRVPGFKFFPAQRKPVLGQLHHLARYSQLMLTVTGPVGSGKTLLRQALVASTNKQSVQSVVVSARGANDAASVLGQVAQSLGVAQAEVQAILKQVVQLALTGQEVYLLVDDAEQLDESALQALLELAAGVAEGRPHVFLFGEPSLIAGLEELNADGERFHVIELEPYSEEETREYLEQRLEGAGRGIEVFTREQIVDIHENSDGWPGNINQVARDTLIEAMIASRTTAKRPSMGFKMPKKHVLALSAVVVVAVGAAVLMPKKGDKAPTEAPTAQAQLPLGQGGNGGAPAIEFSGSSQPMPLPLVGQSQPVMREPLAQAAGMAEGEEGGPAGNTALQPSAPSAAVPPTVTTIAPPPGATASPAPAPAQPVTTAPAQQVALAPKPVATQPAKPVAPAKPAPAPTQVASAKPAPKPVEKAAAGGAGNSSWYAGQKPGNYVVQIFGTSSEASAQSFVKAQGGDYRYFKKNLQGKPLYVVTYGNFANRDAAAAAIKNLPAKVQAGKPWPRTVGSVQQELATAR; this is encoded by the coding sequence ATGAGCACTCTGCATGCCGATGAGGCGTTCCTCGAACATTACCAGCTGACCCACGATCCGTTCGCCCCGCGGGTGCCCGGGTTCAAGTTCTTCCCCGCCCAGCGCAAGCCGGTGCTGGGCCAGCTGCATCACCTGGCGCGCTACAGCCAGTTGATGCTGACGGTCACCGGCCCCGTGGGCAGTGGCAAGACCTTGCTGCGCCAGGCGCTGGTGGCCAGCACCAACAAGCAGTCGGTGCAAAGCGTGGTGGTCTCGGCCCGTGGCGCCAACGATGCGGCCAGCGTGCTGGGCCAGGTGGCTCAGTCCTTGGGCGTGGCCCAGGCCGAGGTACAGGCGATCCTCAAGCAGGTGGTGCAACTGGCGCTGACCGGCCAGGAAGTCTACCTGTTGGTGGACGACGCGGAACAACTCGACGAGTCGGCACTCCAAGCCTTGCTGGAGTTGGCGGCCGGTGTCGCCGAAGGGCGACCGCATGTGTTCCTATTCGGTGAGCCGTCGTTGATCGCCGGGTTGGAAGAGCTCAATGCCGATGGCGAGCGTTTCCATGTCATCGAGCTTGAGCCGTATAGCGAGGAAGAGACCCGCGAGTACCTGGAGCAGCGTCTGGAAGGCGCCGGCCGGGGCATCGAGGTGTTCACCCGCGAACAGATCGTTGACATCCACGAAAACTCCGACGGTTGGCCTGGCAACATCAACCAGGTCGCCCGCGATACCTTGATCGAAGCCATGATCGCCAGCCGTACCACGGCCAAGCGACCATCCATGGGGTTCAAAATGCCTAAGAAACACGTGCTCGCGTTGTCCGCTGTGGTCGTGGTCGCCGTTGGCGCGGCGGTCCTGATGCCCAAGAAAGGCGACAAGGCCCCGACCGAAGCACCGACCGCGCAGGCCCAGCTGCCTTTGGGTCAGGGCGGTAATGGCGGCGCTCCCGCCATCGAGTTCTCCGGCTCGTCGCAGCCGATGCCACTGCCGCTGGTCGGCCAGTCGCAGCCGGTCATGCGCGAACCGCTGGCCCAGGCCGCCGGCATGGCCGAGGGCGAGGAAGGTGGCCCGGCCGGCAACACCGCGTTGCAGCCGTCCGCGCCATCCGCGGCGGTACCGCCTACCGTGACCACCATTGCGCCACCGCCAGGTGCCACTGCCAGCCCCGCGCCGGCGCCGGCCCAACCGGTGACCACCGCTCCGGCACAGCAGGTTGCGCTTGCGCCGAAGCCTGTCGCAACCCAGCCTGCAAAACCGGTTGCACCAGCCAAGCCGGCGCCGGCTCCGACCCAGGTCGCCAGCGCCAAGCCTGCGCCCAAGCCCGTCGAGAAAGCGGCTGCCGGTGGCGCCGGCAACAGCAGTTGGTATGCCGGTCAAAAGCCCGGCAACTATGTGGTGCAGATCTTCGGCACCAGCTCCGAGGCGTCGGCCCAGTCGTTCGTCAAGGCCCAGGGTGGCGACTATCGCTACTTCAAGAAAAACCTGCAGGGCAAGCCGCTGTACGTGGTGACCTACGGCAACTTCGCCAACCGCGACGCCGCCGCCGCCGCCATCAAGAACTTGCCAGCCAAGGTCCAGGCTGGTAAACCTTGGCCACGTACCGTGGGCAGCGTCCAACAAGAGCTGGCCACGGCCCGCTGA
- the aroB gene encoding 3-dehydroquinate synthase → MQTLKVDLGERSYPIYIGEGLLDQPELLAPHIAGRQVAIVSNETVAPLYLERLGKTLGAYSVLPVVLPDGEAHKNWETLQLIFDALLTARHDRRTTVVALGGGVIGDMAGFAAACYQRGVDFIQVPTTLLSQVDSSVGGKTGINHPLGKNMVGAFYQPNAVLIDTTSLKTLPERELSAGLAEVIKYGLICDQPFLGWLEDNMQALRALEPVALTEAIRRSCAAKAAVVGADERESGVRATLNLGHTFGHAIETHMGYGVWLHGEAVAAGTVMALEMSMRLGWIDQPARDRGIRLLQDAGLPVVPPQEMTPAHFMEHMAVDKKVLDGRLRLVLLRQLGEAVVTDDYPKEILQATLAADYRAIVAQL, encoded by the coding sequence ATGCAGACACTAAAGGTCGACCTGGGCGAACGTAGCTACCCGATCTACATTGGCGAGGGCCTGTTGGACCAGCCTGAGCTGCTGGCGCCACACATTGCCGGCCGACAGGTCGCCATCGTTTCCAACGAGACTGTTGCACCCCTGTATCTCGAACGCCTGGGCAAGACCCTGGGTGCCTATTCGGTGCTGCCGGTGGTGTTGCCCGACGGCGAGGCCCACAAGAACTGGGAAACCCTGCAGCTGATCTTCGACGCCTTGCTCACGGCCCGGCATGACCGCCGCACCACCGTGGTTGCCTTGGGTGGCGGGGTGATCGGCGACATGGCCGGCTTCGCCGCCGCCTGCTACCAGCGTGGTGTCGATTTCATCCAGGTGCCGACCACCCTCTTGTCCCAGGTCGACTCCTCGGTCGGCGGCAAGACCGGCATCAATCACCCGCTGGGCAAGAACATGGTCGGGGCTTTCTATCAGCCCAACGCGGTATTGATCGATACCACCAGCCTGAAAACGCTGCCCGAACGCGAGCTGTCCGCAGGCCTTGCCGAGGTCATCAAGTACGGCCTGATCTGCGACCAGCCCTTCCTGGGCTGGCTTGAAGACAATATGCAGGCACTGCGGGCCCTGGAGCCCGTTGCGCTGACCGAGGCCATTCGTCGTTCCTGCGCGGCCAAGGCCGCGGTGGTGGGTGCTGACGAGCGCGAGTCAGGCGTGCGCGCCACGCTCAACCTCGGCCATACCTTTGGCCATGCCATCGAGACGCACATGGGCTACGGTGTGTGGCTGCACGGCGAGGCCGTGGCGGCAGGCACGGTCATGGCCCTGGAAATGTCCATGCGCCTGGGCTGGATCGACCAGCCAGCGCGGGATCGCGGAATTCGCCTGCTGCAGGACGCAGGATTGCCGGTGGTGCCACCACAGGAAATGACCCCGGCGCACTTCATGGAGCACATGGCGGTCGACAAGAAAGTGCTCGACGGGCGCCTGCGCCTGGTGCTGCTGCGCCAGCTGGGTGAAGCCGTCGTCACCGACGACTATCCGAAAGAGATTCTTCAGGCCACGCTGGCGGCGGATTACCGCGCGATCGTGGCCCAGCTTTGA
- a CDS encoding pilus assembly protein PilP: MAVVLAVLAVLVAGYFVRLREPHLAYVAAAAQLLAAQEAREGRESQLAGQGDEQRALEDAEQLLRIERWRLAAGEGMSEWLDALAISGHEHGLLFERLDVLEEHRQPGYQLTPLEVRVKGRYPALRAWLEQGHRQLRLVNVSRLRLEAASEGSDLVVGQLLLNTYSAGEALPLPMALAHEPAQEAWAMTAFDPFQAWSLGRPGNGLARIPLDQLEMVGSLAREGRHEALLRSGGHIYRVKEGEPLGRDDGVVMAITRDQMTVRERIYIGDVWQERQRYLALGKRASKEVKDETEAVGERDAGHAGGDAGGAGGGG; the protein is encoded by the coding sequence GTGGCGGTCGTCCTGGCCGTGCTGGCAGTGCTGGTTGCCGGGTACTTCGTTCGCCTGCGGGAACCGCATCTTGCTTATGTCGCGGCTGCCGCGCAGTTGCTCGCGGCGCAAGAGGCGCGCGAGGGGCGTGAGTCGCAACTCGCCGGTCAGGGGGATGAGCAGCGGGCGCTTGAGGATGCCGAACAGCTTCTGCGCATCGAGCGCTGGCGACTGGCCGCTGGTGAGGGCATGAGCGAATGGCTCGATGCCTTGGCGATATCAGGCCACGAACACGGACTTCTGTTCGAACGCCTGGATGTGCTCGAGGAGCACCGCCAACCTGGCTATCAGCTGACGCCGCTGGAGGTCCGCGTGAAAGGGCGTTATCCCGCCTTGCGCGCATGGCTGGAACAAGGGCATCGGCAGTTGCGGCTGGTGAATGTGTCCAGGCTTCGTCTGGAAGCGGCGAGCGAGGGTTCCGATTTGGTAGTGGGGCAATTGCTACTCAATACCTATAGCGCTGGTGAAGCATTGCCGCTGCCGATGGCGCTGGCGCACGAACCGGCCCAGGAGGCCTGGGCGATGACCGCGTTCGACCCTTTTCAGGCTTGGTCGCTGGGTAGGCCTGGTAATGGGCTCGCCCGTATCCCGCTGGATCAGTTGGAAATGGTCGGCAGTCTGGCGCGAGAAGGGCGTCATGAGGCGCTCTTGCGCTCAGGCGGTCATATCTATCGGGTCAAGGAAGGAGAGCCGCTGGGGCGCGATGATGGGGTTGTGATGGCCATCACCAGGGATCAGATGACCGTGCGCGAGCGGATCTACATCGGCGATGTCTGGCAGGAGCGTCAGCGCTATCTGGCGCTTGGCAAGCGTGCGTCAAAGGAGGTCAAGGATGAAACCGAGGCAGTGGGTGAGCGGGATGCTGGTCATGCTGGCGGGGATGCGGGGGGCGCTGGCGGTGGAGGGTGA
- a CDS encoding malic enzyme-like NAD(P)-binding protein, with protein MSDLKTAALEYHAQPRPGKLSVELSKPTATARDLALAYSPGVAEPVREIGRDPELAYKYTGKGNLVAVISDGTAILGLGDLGPLASKPVMEGKGVLFKRFAGIDVFDIEVESESPQAFIDTVRRISITFGGINLEDIKAPECFEIERTLIEQCDIPVFHDDQHGTAIVTAAGMINALEIAGKKLDEAKIVCLGAGAAAISCMKLLVSMGAKVENIFMIDRSGVIHAGRDDLNQYKAQFAHATDKRTLADALDGADVFVGLSGPNLLSPEGLKSMAANPIVFACSNPDPEIKPELAHETRSDVIMATGRSDYPNQVNNVLGFPFIFRGALDVRAKRINEEMKIAAAIALKDLAKQPVPKEVCEAYGVQALEFGREYIIPKPLDARLITVVSDAVAKAAIESGVATLPYPKHYPLKSVDDVFNG; from the coding sequence ATGTCAGACCTGAAAACCGCCGCTCTCGAATACCACGCTCAGCCTCGTCCGGGGAAACTGAGCGTAGAGCTCTCCAAGCCAACCGCCACCGCCCGCGACCTCGCCCTGGCCTACAGCCCGGGTGTCGCCGAGCCTGTGCGCGAGATCGGCCGCGATCCGGAGCTGGCCTACAAGTACACCGGCAAGGGCAACCTGGTCGCGGTGATTTCCGACGGTACCGCGATCCTCGGCCTGGGCGACCTGGGCCCGCTGGCCTCGAAGCCGGTCATGGAAGGCAAGGGTGTTCTGTTCAAGCGTTTCGCCGGTATCGATGTATTCGACATCGAGGTCGAGTCCGAGAGCCCGCAGGCCTTCATCGACACCGTGCGCCGCATCTCCATCACCTTCGGTGGCATCAACCTCGAAGACATCAAGGCGCCAGAGTGCTTCGAGATCGAGCGCACCCTGATCGAACAGTGCGACATCCCGGTGTTCCACGATGACCAGCACGGCACCGCGATCGTTACCGCGGCCGGCATGATCAACGCCCTGGAAATCGCCGGCAAGAAGCTCGACGAAGCGAAGATCGTCTGCCTGGGCGCCGGCGCCGCGGCCATCTCCTGCATGAAGCTGCTGGTGAGCATGGGCGCCAAGGTCGAGAACATCTTCATGATCGACCGCAGCGGCGTGATCCACGCTGGCCGTGACGACCTGAACCAGTACAAGGCCCAGTTCGCCCACGCCACCGACAAGCGCACCCTGGCCGACGCCCTGGATGGCGCTGACGTGTTCGTTGGCCTGTCCGGCCCGAACCTGCTGAGCCCAGAAGGCCTGAAGTCGATGGCTGCCAACCCGATCGTGTTCGCCTGCTCGAACCCAGATCCGGAAATCAAGCCGGAACTGGCTCACGAAACCCGTAGCGACGTGATCATGGCCACCGGTCGTTCCGACTACCCGAACCAGGTCAACAACGTACTGGGCTTCCCGTTCATCTTCCGTGGTGCCCTGGACGTCCGCGCCAAGCGCATCAACGAAGAAATGAAGATCGCCGCCGCCATCGCCCTCAAGGACCTGGCCAAGCAGCCGGTGCCGAAGGAAGTTTGCGAGGCTTATGGCGTGCAGGCCCTGGAGTTCGGCCGTGAGTACATCATTCCGAAGCCGCTGGACGCGCGCCTGATCACCGTGGTTTCCGATGCCGTGGCCAAGGCCGCCATCGAATCCGGCGTGGCCACCCTGCCGTATCCGAAGCACTACCCGCTGAAAAGCGTGGATGACGTATTCAACGGCTGA
- a CDS encoding type IV pilus secretin PilQ: MLAGMRGALAVEGEPMSLNFQDVEVRAVLQVMADYAGVNLVASDTVQGRITLRLEQVPWQQALDLVLRSRGLGRRQEGNVLLVAPLAELAERSLGARQEQALEAQLEPLQRALIPVFHAQAAELAELLAASLAEEGGPAGRGSVSVDARTNTLVVALPAQRLAELRRLVEQLDLPVRQVMIEARIVEAGVDYEKALGVRWGAPLYGQDSRLGNELFVDLGVERATSGVGVGLLRSDILLDLELSAMEKSGNGEIISQPKVVTADKETARILKGTEVPYQETTRSGATSISFREASLSLEVTPQITPDGKVVMAVRVTKDEPDFVNALNNVPPIRKNEVNAKVRVADGETIVIGGVYSTSQNKVVDKVPFFGDLPYVGRLFRRDALQEKKSELLVFLTPRIMSDQAIAVSR; the protein is encoded by the coding sequence ATGCTGGCGGGGATGCGGGGGGCGCTGGCGGTGGAGGGTGAGCCGATGTCGCTGAATTTCCAGGACGTCGAGGTGCGCGCGGTGTTGCAGGTCATGGCCGATTATGCCGGTGTCAACCTGGTGGCCAGCGACACCGTGCAGGGGCGCATCACCTTGCGGTTGGAGCAGGTGCCCTGGCAGCAGGCGCTTGACCTGGTGTTGCGCAGCCGGGGCCTGGGGCGCCGCCAGGAGGGCAACGTGCTGCTGGTCGCGCCGCTGGCGGAACTGGCCGAGCGATCGCTGGGCGCTCGCCAGGAGCAGGCCCTGGAGGCGCAGTTGGAGCCTTTGCAGCGCGCGTTGATTCCTGTGTTTCATGCCCAGGCGGCGGAACTCGCCGAGCTGCTGGCGGCCAGTCTTGCCGAAGAGGGCGGCCCTGCCGGACGTGGCAGTGTGAGCGTGGATGCGCGAACCAATACCTTGGTGGTTGCCCTGCCAGCCCAAAGGCTGGCGGAACTGCGCAGGCTGGTCGAACAACTGGATCTGCCGGTGCGCCAGGTCATGATCGAGGCGCGGATCGTCGAGGCCGGCGTCGATTATGAAAAGGCCCTGGGCGTGCGTTGGGGCGCGCCGCTTTACGGCCAGGACAGCCGCCTGGGTAACGAGCTGTTTGTCGATCTTGGTGTTGAGCGGGCGACGTCGGGTGTCGGCGTGGGGCTATTGCGCAGCGACATTTTGCTCGACCTGGAGCTCAGCGCCATGGAAAAAAGCGGCAATGGCGAGATCATTTCCCAGCCCAAGGTGGTCACTGCCGACAAGGAGACCGCGCGGATCCTCAAGGGTACCGAGGTGCCGTACCAGGAGACCACCCGCAGTGGCGCCACGTCGATTTCCTTTCGCGAAGCCTCGCTGTCACTGGAGGTGACCCCGCAGATCACCCCCGACGGCAAGGTGGTGATGGCGGTGCGGGTGACCAAGGACGAGCCGGATTTTGTCAATGCCCTGAACAATGTGCCGCCGATTCGCAAGAACGAGGTCAATGCCAAGGTGCGTGTGGCCGATGGCGAAACCATTGTGATTGGTGGCGTGTACTCGACGTCGCAGAACAAAGTGGTCGACAAGGTGCCATTTTTTGGCGATCTGCCGTATGTTGGACGGCTGTTTCGACGCGATGCATTACAAGAGAAAAAATCCGAGCTGCTGGTCTTCCTGACTCCGCGTATCATGAGTGACCAGGCGATTGCTGTGAGTCGTTGA
- the aroK gene encoding shikimate kinase AroK, with protein MRNLILVGPMGAGKSTIGRLLAKELRLLFKDSDKEIELRTGANIPWIFDKEGEPGFRDREQAMIAELCALDGVVLATGGGAVMRDANRAALHAGGRVIYLHASVEQQVGRTSRDRNRPLLRTANPEATLRALLETRDPLYREIADLVVETDERPPRMVVLDILERLHKLPPR; from the coding sequence GTGCGAAATTTGATACTTGTGGGGCCCATGGGCGCTGGAAAAAGCACCATCGGACGCCTGTTGGCCAAAGAGCTGCGTCTGCTGTTCAAGGATTCCGACAAGGAAATCGAACTGCGGACCGGCGCCAATATCCCGTGGATCTTCGACAAGGAAGGCGAGCCGGGCTTTCGTGACCGCGAGCAGGCGATGATCGCCGAGCTCTGCGCCCTCGACGGCGTGGTGCTGGCCACCGGTGGTGGCGCGGTGATGCGCGATGCCAACCGCGCCGCGTTGCACGCCGGCGGGCGGGTGATCTACCTGCACGCCTCGGTGGAGCAGCAGGTTGGCCGCACCTCGCGGGATCGCAACCGGCCGTTGCTGCGCACCGCCAATCCAGAGGCCACCCTGCGCGCCCTGCTGGAAACCCGTGATCCGCTCTACCGCGAGATCGCCGACCTGGTGGTGGAAACCGACGAACGGCCACCGCGCATGGTGGTGCTGGACATTCTGGAGCGCTTGCACAAGTTGCCGCCCCGGTAA
- a CDS encoding penicillin-binding protein 1A, with protein sequence MRLLKFFWWSFVAVICALVLGVSGAFLYLSPSLPSVDALRSVQLQIPLRVYSSDGKLIAEFGEMRRSPIKFQEIPPQFIQALLSAEDDNFLNHYGVDPSSLMRAASQLLKSGHIQTGGSTITMQVAKNFFLTSERSFSRKTNEILLALQIERELTKDEILELYVNKIYLGNRAYGIDAAAQVYYGKSIRDVSLAQMAMIAGLPKAPSRFNPLANPVRAKERRDWILGRMYKLGKIDEASYQAALAEPLNASYHVPTPEVSAPYVAEMARAEMVGRYGSDAYTEGFRVTTTVPSDTQQMANNAVLNGLSEYDERHGYRGPESRFPGKTRAAWLQELGKQRTLGGLEPAIVTQVDKTDLKVMTRAGLEETVAWDTMKWARPYLNSNAQGRAPQSPADVAQVGDLVRLQRLEDGKLKFSQVPGAQSALVTLDPRDGAIRALVGGFSFEQSNYNRAMQAKRQPGSSFKPFVYSAALDNGYTAASLVNDAPIVFVDEYLDKVWRPKNDTNTFLGPIRMREALYKSRNLVSIRLLQAMGVDRTIDYIAKFGFNKQDLPRNLSLALGTATLTPMEIATGWSAFANGGYKINPYLIERIESRNGETLFTANPARIPQGSQDQAGLAAPEQPISIAPVPGEAPSAYGQVAAVAQTPVIAEQIIDGRTAYILTSMLQDVIKRGTGRRALALGRTDLAGKTGTTNESKDAWFSGYNADYVTTVWVGFDQPETLGRREYGGTVALPIWMSFMGAALKGMPEHAPAEPEGILSLRVDPVSGRAATPSTPNAYFELFKAEDSPPSVDELGNGAAPGSPLPADEAAPMDLF encoded by the coding sequence ATACGCCTGCTGAAGTTCTTCTGGTGGTCTTTCGTCGCAGTCATCTGCGCGCTCGTACTCGGTGTGAGCGGTGCGTTTCTGTATCTTAGTCCCAGCCTGCCCTCGGTCGACGCGCTCAGAAGCGTCCAGTTGCAAATCCCCCTGAGGGTCTACAGCAGCGACGGCAAGCTGATTGCCGAGTTCGGCGAAATGCGCCGCTCGCCGATCAAGTTCCAGGAAATTCCCCCACAGTTCATCCAGGCGCTTCTGTCCGCCGAGGACGACAATTTCCTCAATCACTACGGCGTCGACCCCAGCAGCCTGATGCGCGCGGCCTCGCAGCTGCTCAAGTCCGGGCATATCCAGACCGGCGGCAGCACCATCACCATGCAGGTGGCGAAAAACTTCTTCCTGACCAGCGAACGCAGCTTCTCGCGCAAGACCAACGAGATCCTCCTGGCCCTGCAGATCGAACGCGAACTGACCAAGGACGAGATCCTCGAGCTGTACGTCAACAAGATCTACCTGGGTAACCGCGCCTACGGCATCGATGCCGCGGCCCAGGTGTACTACGGCAAGTCGATACGCGACGTCAGCCTGGCGCAGATGGCCATGATTGCCGGCCTGCCGAAGGCACCATCACGCTTCAACCCCTTGGCCAACCCGGTGCGCGCCAAGGAGCGCCGCGACTGGATCCTCGGGCGCATGTACAAACTCGGCAAGATCGACGAGGCCAGCTACCAGGCGGCCCTGGCCGAACCGCTGAATGCCAGCTACCACGTGCCGACGCCGGAAGTCAGCGCCCCCTACGTGGCCGAGATGGCCCGCGCCGAGATGGTCGGCCGCTACGGCAGCGACGCCTATACCGAAGGTTTCCGCGTCACCACCACGGTGCCCAGCGACACCCAGCAGATGGCCAACAACGCCGTGCTCAACGGCCTCAGCGAATACGACGAGCGCCACGGCTATCGTGGCCCTGAATCGCGCTTCCCGGGCAAGACCCGCGCCGCCTGGCTGCAGGAGCTGGGCAAGCAACGCACGCTCGGAGGCCTGGAGCCTGCGATCGTTACCCAGGTCGACAAGACCGACCTGAAGGTGATGACCCGCGCCGGCCTTGAAGAGACCGTGGCCTGGGACACCATGAAGTGGGCCCGCCCCTACCTCAACAGCAACGCCCAGGGCCGCGCACCGCAGTCACCGGCCGACGTCGCCCAGGTCGGCGATTTGGTACGCCTGCAGCGCCTGGAAGACGGCAAGCTGAAGTTCAGCCAGGTGCCGGGAGCGCAGAGCGCGCTGGTCACCCTCGACCCTCGCGACGGCGCGATCCGCGCCTTGGTCGGTGGCTTCTCCTTCGAGCAGAGCAACTACAACCGCGCCATGCAGGCCAAGCGCCAGCCGGGCTCGAGTTTCAAGCCTTTCGTCTACAGCGCCGCTCTGGACAACGGCTACACCGCCGCCAGCCTGGTCAACGACGCGCCGATCGTGTTCGTCGACGAGTACCTGGACAAGGTCTGGCGTCCGAAGAACGACACCAACACCTTCCTCGGCCCGATCCGCATGCGCGAGGCGCTGTACAAGTCGCGCAACCTGGTGTCGATCCGTTTGCTGCAGGCCATGGGCGTGGACCGCACCATCGACTACATCGCCAAGTTCGGCTTCAACAAGCAGGACCTGCCGCGCAACCTGTCCCTGGCGCTGGGCACCGCGACCCTGACGCCGATGGAGATTGCCACCGGCTGGAGCGCCTTCGCCAACGGCGGCTACAAGATCAACCCGTACCTGATCGAGCGTATCGAAAGCCGCAACGGCGAGACCTTGTTCACCGCCAACCCGGCCCGCATCCCCCAGGGTAGCCAGGACCAGGCCGGCCTCGCCGCGCCCGAGCAACCGATCAGCATTGCCCCGGTACCCGGCGAGGCGCCATCGGCCTATGGCCAGGTAGCGGCTGTGGCGCAGACCCCGGTGATCGCAGAACAAATCATCGACGGGCGGACCGCGTACATTCTCACCAGCATGCTGCAGGACGTGATCAAGCGCGGCACCGGCCGCCGGGCACTGGCCCTGGGACGCACCGACCTGGCGGGCAAGACCGGTACCACCAACGAATCCAAGGACGCCTGGTTCTCTGGCTATAACGCTGACTACGTCACCACCGTGTGGGTTGGCTTCGACCAGCCGGAAACCCTGGGCCGCCGTGAATACGGTGGCACCGTGGCGCTGCCGATCTGGATGAGCTTCATGGGCGCGGCGCTCAAGGGCATGCCCGAGCACGCACCCGCCGAACCCGAGGGTATTCTCAGTCTGCGGGTGGACCCTGTCAGTGGTCGCGCTGCCACGCCGAGCACGCCGAATGCGTACTTCGAGCTGTTCAAGGCCGAGGACTCGCCGCCTTCGGTGGACGAACTGGGCAACGGCGCAGCGCCAGGCAGCCCGCTGCCGGCGGATGAAGCGGCACCGATGGATCTGTTCTGA
- a CDS encoding PilN domain-containing protein, with product MMTRLNLMPWREQRRARVLRRFQQVLVGSLILALCGVMLLDQAVRARLARQAEGIARHQAELVRLDAALAQFNQLRESRLAVQAQYTVLTTLRARQALLPGVLEALEQAMPEGAQLTALDWQDDRLQLTGLAASAAVVARFMRDLQQTGVVQEVELVQLRYREQGDEFQLAARLSPGAS from the coding sequence ATGATGACGCGACTGAACCTCATGCCCTGGCGAGAGCAGCGCCGGGCCAGGGTGCTGCGGCGATTCCAGCAAGTGTTGGTCGGCAGCCTGATTCTGGCCCTGTGTGGCGTGATGCTGCTCGACCAGGCCGTGCGGGCCCGGCTGGCGAGGCAGGCAGAAGGGATCGCCCGGCACCAGGCGGAGCTGGTGCGATTGGACGCTGCGCTGGCGCAGTTTAATCAGCTGCGCGAGTCTCGCCTGGCTGTGCAGGCGCAGTACACCGTCCTGACCACGCTGCGCGCCAGGCAGGCGCTGCTGCCTGGCGTGCTGGAAGCGTTGGAGCAAGCCATGCCCGAGGGAGCGCAACTGACCGCGCTGGATTGGCAGGATGATCGCTTGCAACTCACCGGGCTGGCCGCATCGGCGGCCGTGGTTGCGCGGTTCATGCGCGACTTGCAGCAGACCGGGGTGGTGCAGGAGGTCGAGCTTGTTCAACTGCGTTATCGGGAGCAGGGCGACGAGTTCCAGCTGGCGGCCCGGTTGTCGCCGGGTGCGTCATGA